One Panicum virgatum strain AP13 chromosome 3N, P.virgatum_v5, whole genome shotgun sequence DNA segment encodes these proteins:
- the LOC120664579 gene encoding transcription factor WRKY19-like: MDGCGGGGEKRALASELAQVQAMVRELEARMDQDLPAAARELCGELASSVDRSIRIARACGWDSPGSRDGSPRSDGAQHPAGGGGGNAQSKRRKGAPCVRTQVRVAAVQDMAPLDDGLSWRKYGQKDILGAMYPRAYFRCTHRHSHGCPATKHVQRADGDPLLYDVVYHGAHVCAQAAHPAAEHLRRQLQPEGHADAGQELRSPLAPETEGLRAGLEPTAPYSFGPAPGAGADFGGYLPLLSPTGLEWQLRSSYAAGGLGVGMDYEPHFEEFYTNAADPFHWEYQDLYAAN; encoded by the exons ATGgacgggtgcggcggcggcggcgagaagcgcGCACTGGCCTCGGAGCTGGCGCAGGTGCAGGCCATGGTGAGGGAGCTGGAGGCGCGCATGGACCAGgacctgccggcggcggccagggagcTCTGCGGGGAGCTGGCGTCGTCCGTCGACAGGTCCATCCGCATCGCCAGGGCGTGCGGCTGGGACTCGCCGGGGTCCCGCGACGGGAGCCCGCGCAGCGACGGCGCCCAgcacccggccggcggcggcggcggcaatgccCAGTCCAAGAGGAG GAAGGGGGCGCCGTGCGTCAGGACGCAGGTGCGGGTGGCCGCGGTGCAGGACATGGCGCCCCTGGACGACGGGCTAAGCTGGCGCAAGTACGGGCAGAAAGACATCCTCGGCGCCATGTACCCCAG GGCCTACTTCAGGTGCACGCACCGGCACTCGCACGGCTGCCCCGCCACCAAGCACGTGCAGCGCGCCGACGGCGACCCGCTGCTCTACGACGTCGTGTACCACGGCGCGCACGTCTGCGCCCAGGCTGCGCATCCCGCCGCGGAGCACCTGCGGCGGCAGCTGCAGCCTGAGGGGCACGCCGACGCCGGCCAGGAGCTGCGCTCGCCGCTGGCGCCGGAGACCGAGGGCCTCCGGGCCGGGCTAGAGCCCACGGCGCCGTACTCGTTCGGCCCCGCGCCGGGTGCCGGCGCCGACTTTGGCGGCTACCTCCCGCTCCTCTCGCCGACGGGCTTGGAGTGGCAGCTCAGGAGCAGCTACGCGGCAGGCGGCCTCGGGGTCGGCATGGACTACGAGCCTCATTTCGAAGAGTTCTACACGAATGCTGCCGATCCCTTCCACTGGGAGTATCAGGACTTGTACGCTGCCAATTAG